The proteins below come from a single Bacilli bacterium genomic window:
- a CDS encoding ABC transporter ATP-binding protein has translation MADKEATTHLSPDKPLLKAIGVERSFEVGQQKLHVLKGIDMELYPCQLVMLRGRSGSGKTTLLNLIGGLDQPDKGEIFFQDHPFHQWDDDQRTEIRRRQIGFIFQSYALLPLLSAWENVELSLRMANLPKAQWKDRIAHCLDLVGLTKRMHHRPFELSGGEQQRVAIAKAIAHRPSLILADEPTAELDSQMGAQIMSMFREIIAAENITICMTTHDPTILEVADHVYEMVDGKFLQA, from the coding sequence CTGGCAGACAAGGAAGCCACAACCCATTTATCTCCGGATAAGCCGCTCCTGAAAGCAATCGGCGTGGAGCGCAGCTTTGAGGTTGGCCAACAGAAGCTGCATGTGCTGAAAGGCATCGATATGGAGTTGTACCCTTGCCAGCTTGTGATGCTGCGAGGAAGATCCGGTTCGGGCAAAACAACGCTGCTGAATTTGATTGGCGGTCTCGATCAACCGGACAAAGGGGAAATTTTTTTCCAGGATCATCCGTTTCATCAGTGGGATGACGATCAGCGGACGGAAATCAGACGGCGGCAAATCGGCTTTATTTTTCAATCGTACGCGCTTTTGCCGTTGTTGTCGGCGTGGGAAAATGTCGAACTATCGTTGCGCATGGCGAACTTGCCGAAGGCGCAATGGAAAGATCGCATTGCGCATTGTCTTGATCTGGTCGGTCTTACTAAACGGATGCACCACAGGCCGTTTGAATTGTCCGGCGGAGAACAGCAGCGGGTGGCGATTGCCAAGGCGATCGCGCATCGCCCTTCGCTCATTTTGGCCGATGAACCTACCGCCGAATTGGACTCGCAAATGGGCGCGCAAATCATGTCCATGTTTCGGGAAATTATTGCCGCGGAAAACATTACAATTTGTATGACGACACACGATCCTACGATTTTGGAGGTAGCAGACCATGTTTATGAAATGGTGGATGGAAAGTTTTTGCAAGCATAA
- a CDS encoding ABC transporter permease, giving the protein MVKQVRKIFFAQLKTTFREKAVWFWSIGFPVLLLIIFLTIFAAPEDEAFSANVALVMENENPATSQLAQTLRQIPALEWKTKEPVTKEEAEKWVKDKEVDAAIVLPTTAEGGGVSLLLNAEKQNSTLDQALAGILNHVLQQVNYAIANVQPAYHLQTDYLSASERKLDSTDFLVTGLLALSIAQSGLFGMVGLVEMRRNGMLKRLKLTPVSIQVLGISDVLVRFILALIQVVILVGIGIAFGAGFAVNVPAFLLTFVIGTLSFTAFGFMIASFSKAMEGYMGIANLASFIMMFLSGVFFDYSMLPGYIKPIADAIPLTYFVNGIRESMVYGTSVAHANIWLNVAVMAAWGVVTFLIGSRFYKWKAG; this is encoded by the coding sequence ATGGTTAAGCAAGTGCGGAAAATATTTTTTGCCCAGCTAAAGACAACGTTTCGGGAAAAAGCGGTCTGGTTTTGGTCAATCGGATTTCCGGTGCTGCTGTTGATCATCTTTTTAACGATATTCGCCGCTCCGGAGGATGAGGCGTTTTCCGCCAACGTTGCGCTCGTCATGGAAAATGAAAATCCGGCAACATCGCAGCTTGCGCAAACGTTGCGGCAAATTCCGGCGCTCGAGTGGAAAACAAAAGAGCCGGTGACAAAAGAAGAAGCCGAAAAATGGGTCAAAGATAAAGAGGTCGACGCCGCAATCGTTTTGCCGACGACGGCGGAAGGCGGGGGCGTAAGTCTTTTGCTCAACGCGGAAAAGCAAAACAGCACGCTTGACCAGGCATTGGCCGGCATTTTGAATCATGTGCTGCAACAAGTCAATTATGCTATCGCCAACGTGCAACCGGCATATCATTTGCAGACGGATTACTTGTCCGCCAGCGAACGCAAGCTGGATTCGACAGATTTTCTGGTGACCGGGCTGTTGGCGCTCTCGATTGCGCAATCGGGCCTGTTCGGCATGGTCGGACTGGTGGAAATGCGCCGCAACGGCATGTTGAAGCGGTTGAAGTTGACTCCCGTAAGCATTCAGGTTTTGGGTATCAGCGATGTGTTGGTCCGGTTTATTTTGGCGTTGATTCAAGTCGTGATCCTGGTTGGCATCGGCATCGCGTTCGGAGCCGGTTTTGCCGTGAATGTGCCCGCTTTCCTGTTGACCTTTGTCATCGGCACGCTTTCGTTTACCGCGTTTGGCTTTATGATTGCCTCGTTCAGCAAAGCGATGGAAGGCTACATGGGGATTGCCAACCTGGCAAGCTTTATCATGATGTTTTTAAGCGGCGTGTTTTTTGATTACAGCATGCTGCCCGGTTATATCAAGCCGATAGCCGACGCAATCCCGCTAACTTATTTCGTGAACGGCATCCGCGAAAGCATGGTTTACGGGACGAGTGTGGCGCATGCAAACATATGGTTGAATGTCGCGGTGATGGCCGCTTGGGGCGTCGTCACATTCCTGATCGGCTCGCGGTTTTATAAATGGAAAGCGGGATGA